A single region of the Canis lupus familiaris isolate Mischka breed German Shepherd chromosome 35, alternate assembly UU_Cfam_GSD_1.0, whole genome shotgun sequence genome encodes:
- the TUBB2A gene encoding tubulin beta-2A chain, whose translation MREIVHIQAGQCGNQIGAKFWEVISDEHGIDPTGSYHGDSDLQLERINVYYNEAAGNKYVPRAILVDLEPGTMDSVRSGPFGQIFRPDNFVFGQSGAGNNWAKGHYTEGAELVDSVLDVVRKESESCDCLQGFQLTHSLGGGTGSGMGTLLISKIREEYPDRIMNTFSVMPSPKVSDTVVEPYNATLSVHQLVENTDETYSIDNEALYDICFRTLKLTTPTYGDLNHLVSATMSGVTTCLRFPGQLNADLRKLAVNMVPFPRLHFFMPGFAPLTSRGSQQYRALTVPELTQQMFDSKNMMAACDPRHGRYLTVAAIFRGRMSMKEVDEQMLNVQNKNSSYFVEWIPNNVKTAVCDIPPRGLKMSATFIGNSTAIQELFKRISEQFTAMFRRKAFLHWYTGEGMDEMEFTEAESNMNDLVSEYQQYQDATADEQGEFEEEEGEDEA comes from the exons ATGCGTGAGATCGTGCACATCCAGGCCGGCCAGTGCGGCAACCAGATCGGCGCCAAG TTTTGGGAGGTCATCAGTGACGAGCACGGGATCGACCCCACCGGCAGTTACCATGGAGACAGCGACTTGCAGCTGGAGAGAATCAACGTGTACTACAATGAAGCTGCAG GTAACAAATACGTGCCTCGGGCCATCCTGGTGGATCTGGAGCCGGGCACCATGGACTCGGTCCGGTCCGGGCCCTTTGGCCAGATCTTCAGGCCCGACAACTTCGTGTTCG GCCAGAGCGGTGCCGGGAACAACTGGGCCAAGGGCCACTACACCGAGGGCGCCGAGCTGGTAGACTCGGTGCTGGACGTGGTGAGGAAGGAGTCGGAGAGCTGCGACTGCCTGCAGGGCTTCCAGCTGACGCACTCGCTGGGCGGCGGCACGGGCTCGGGCATGGGCACGCTGCTCATCAGCAAGATCCGCGAGGAGTACCCCGACCGCATCATGAACACCTTCAGCGTCATGCCCTCGCCCAAGGTGTCGGACACGGTGGTGGAGCCCTACAACGCCACCCTGTCGGTGCACCAGCTGGTGGAGAACACCGATGAGACCTATTCCATCGACAACGAGGCCCTGTACGACATCTGCTTCCGCACCCTGAAGCTGACCACCCCCACCTACGGCGACCTCAACCACCTGGTGTCGGCCACCATGAGCGGCGTCACCACCTGCCTGCGCTTCCCGGGCCAGCTCAACGCCGACCTGCGCAAGCTGGCCGTGAACATGGTGCCCTTCCCGCGCCTGCACTTCTTCATGCCCGGCTTCGCCCCGCTCACCAGCCGCGGCAGCCAGCAGTACCGCGCGCTCACGGTGCCCGAGCTCACCCAGCAGATGTTCGACTCCAAGAACATGATGGCCGCGTGCGACCCGCGCCACGGCCGCTACCTGACGGTGGCCGCTATCTTCCGCGGCCGCATGTCCATGAAGGAGGTGGACGAGCAGATGCTCAACGTGCAGAACAAGAACAGCAGCTACTTCGTCGAGTGGATCCCCAACAACGTCAAGACGGCCGTGTGCGACATCCCGCCGCGCGGCCTGAAGATGTCGGCCACCTTCATCGGCAACAGCACGGCCATCCAGGAGCTGTTCAAGCGCATCTCGGAGCAGTTCACGGCCATGTTCCGGCGCAAGGCCTTCCTGCACTGGTACACGGGCGAGGGCATGGACGAGATGGAGTTCACCGAGGCCGAGAGCAACATGAACGACCTGGTGTCCGAGTACCAGCAGTACCAGGACGCCACGGCCGACGAACAGGGGGAGTtcgaggaggaggagggcgaggaCGAGGCCTAA